The Oncorhynchus masou masou isolate Uvic2021 chromosome 31, UVic_Omas_1.1, whole genome shotgun sequence genome includes a region encoding these proteins:
- the adprm gene encoding manganese-dependent ADP-ribose/CDP-alcohol diphosphatase produces MTTGMENCDKPLFTFGIIADIQYADIDEGFNFKRSRKRYYRNSLRILHNAQKRWTADTVKPRFILQLGDIIDGFNKRHDASERALETVMKVFDSSPVEVHHVWGNHEFYNFSRDTLMLSVLNSTTDSEAGGGHLSSCEIYAYHFSPAPKYRFVVLDAYDVSLLGREESSLKYQQAIAILKAHNDNEDLNHPPAPVGMEQRFVKFNGGFSQDQLDWLEGVLSLADKKLERVTIVSHLPIHPSSTEPICLAWNYDALLSILQAHKSVVCFMAGHDHDGGYHRDDSGVHYLTLEGVIETPPESDAFGTVSVYEDRMFLKGYGRMSDRILMYP; encoded by the exons ATGACAACCGGAATGGAGAACTGCGACAAACCACTGTTTACATTTGGAATAATCGCCGACATTCAATACGCCGACATAGATGAGGGCTTCAATTTCAAACGCTCAAGGAAACGATACTACAGGAACAGTCTTCGCATATTGCACAATGCACAGAAAAGGTGGACCGCGGATACTGTCAAACCCCGGTTCATCCTTCAGCTCGGTGACATTATCGATGGCTTCAACAAGAGGCACGACGCATCAGAGCGAGCCCTGGAAACGGTGATGAAAGTGTTTGACTCCTCTCCGGTTGAAGTCCACCACGTGTGGGGCAACCATGAGTTTTATAACTTTAGCAGAGACACCCTAATGCTGTCGGTCCTCAATAGTACTACAGATTCTGAAGCAGGAGGGGGGCATCTCAGCAGCTGTGAAATCTATGCTTATCATTTCAGTCCAGCCCCCAAATACCGATTTGTCGTTTTGGATGCCTATGATGTGAGCCTACTAGGGAGAGAGGAGTCCAGTCTGAAATACCAGCAGGCTATTGCTATTTTAAAAGCCCACAATGACAATGAAGATCTGAACCATCCCCCAG CACCTGTGGGGATGGAGCAAAGGTTTGTGAAGTTCAATGGAGGATTCAGTCAAGATCAGCTGGACTGGCTGGAAGGAGTTTTGTCGTTGGCAGACAAAAAACTGGAGAGAGTCACCATTGTCA GCCATCTCCCTATCCACCCCAGCTCTACAGAACCTATCTGCCTAGCCTGGAACTACGATGCGCTGCTCTCCATACTCCAGGCCCATAAGAGTGTAGTCTGCTTCATGGCAGGACACGACCATGATGGAGGCTATCACAGAGATGACTCCGGAGTGCACTACCTCACACTGGAGGGGGTGATAGAGACCCCACCGGAAAGTGATGCCTTTGGTACAGTCTCTGTGTATGAGGACAGAATGTTTTTAAAGGGATATGGAAGGATGTCTGATAGAATACTGATGTATCCATGA